One genomic window of Halorubrum hochsteinianum includes the following:
- the serB gene encoding phosphoserine phosphatase SerB — protein MSLIAFDFDGTLSDSEMTVLLAERAGVTDEVAEITERAMNDEMSYAESLYRRAELLEGLPEEDIADAFDAVRIRPGAARLIRRLRDEGHHVAVLTGGFERGVEAALEREGVAVDTIVANRLPTGADGALTGAAEGPLIEGTKDDALADLAAEVGVSMADAVAVGDGANDLPMLEVAGLAVGFVPKSAVRPVCDAVVASMYRLGKVLEAHGVLAAE, from the coding sequence ATGAGTCTCATCGCGTTCGACTTCGACGGGACGCTCTCCGACTCCGAGATGACGGTGCTGCTCGCCGAGCGGGCGGGCGTCACCGACGAGGTCGCCGAGATCACCGAGCGGGCGATGAACGACGAGATGAGCTACGCCGAGAGCCTCTATCGGCGCGCGGAGCTACTGGAGGGCCTCCCGGAGGAAGACATCGCGGACGCCTTCGACGCGGTCCGGATCCGACCCGGCGCGGCGCGGCTCATCCGACGCCTGCGCGACGAGGGGCACCACGTCGCCGTGTTGACCGGCGGCTTCGAGCGCGGCGTCGAGGCGGCGCTGGAGCGGGAGGGGGTCGCGGTCGACACGATCGTCGCGAACCGCCTGCCGACCGGGGCCGACGGCGCGCTCACCGGGGCGGCCGAGGGGCCGCTCATCGAGGGGACGAAAGACGACGCGCTCGCGGACCTGGCGGCCGAGGTCGGCGTTTCGATGGCCGACGCGGTGGCGGTCGGCGACGGCGCGAACGACCTGCCGATGCTGGAGGTCGCGGGCCTCGCCGTCGGCTTCGTCCCAAAGTCCGCGGTGCGGCCCGTCTGCGACGCCGTCGTCGCCTCAATGTACCGGCTCGGGAAGGTGCTGGAGGCGCACGGCGTGCTCGCGGCGGAGTGA
- the larE gene encoding ATP-dependent sacrificial sulfur transferase LarE: MSQNARPVGDGSLAPETAAKAATARDALGERDGVLVAFSGGVDSAVVAALAADVLGDDAVACTARSETLPAAELADAERVADEIGIPHETVTFSELDDPNFVANDGDRCYHCRTMRLGKMYETAKDLGIDTVCDGTNADDPGEGHRPGLRAVEELDVFSPLLDAGVSKEEVRAIADAYDLSVADKPSMACLSSRIPTGLEVTEERLSRVEKAERVLREWGFEGFRVRDHDGLARVEIAPEELERALDPAFADAVHEHLTDLGFEYVTLDMAGYRTGSVSPGGDEDEENSDGSADDGVDLGRRYPR, translated from the coding sequence ATGAGTCAGAACGCGCGGCCCGTCGGCGACGGGTCGCTCGCGCCCGAGACGGCGGCGAAGGCGGCGACCGCCCGCGACGCGCTCGGCGAGCGCGACGGGGTCCTCGTCGCGTTCTCGGGCGGGGTCGACTCCGCGGTGGTCGCGGCGCTGGCGGCGGACGTACTCGGCGACGACGCCGTGGCGTGTACCGCCCGCAGCGAGACGCTCCCAGCCGCGGAGCTGGCGGACGCGGAGCGGGTCGCCGACGAGATCGGGATCCCCCACGAGACCGTGACCTTCTCCGAGCTGGACGACCCGAACTTCGTCGCCAACGACGGCGACCGCTGTTACCACTGCCGGACGATGCGGCTCGGCAAGATGTACGAGACGGCGAAGGACCTCGGGATCGACACGGTCTGCGACGGGACGAACGCGGACGACCCCGGCGAGGGCCACCGACCCGGCCTCCGCGCCGTCGAGGAGCTCGACGTGTTCTCCCCGCTGCTGGACGCCGGCGTATCGAAGGAGGAGGTGCGCGCGATCGCCGACGCCTACGACCTCTCCGTCGCCGACAAGCCCTCGATGGCGTGTCTCTCCTCGCGGATCCCGACCGGACTGGAGGTGACCGAGGAGCGGCTGAGCCGCGTCGAGAAGGCCGAGCGGGTGCTCCGCGAGTGGGGCTTCGAGGGGTTCCGGGTGCGCGACCACGACGGGCTGGCGCGCGTCGAGATCGCGCCGGAGGAACTGGAGCGCGCGCTGGACCCGGCGTTCGCCGACGCCGTCCACGAACACCTCACCGACCTCGGCTTCGAGTACGTCACGCTCGACATGGCCGGCTACCGGACGGGGAGCGTGAGTCCGGGCGGCGACGAGGACGAAGAGAATTCGGACGGTTCGGCCGACGATGGCGTCGACCTCGGTCGGCGGTACCCGCGCTGA